GAgcccccaaaaacccccaaactccaAATACTTATGGGAAACGTTTTTGGCCACGAGACCTTGCCAACTCTGTTCATGATGTAGGCATGAGCAATGTTTGGGAACTCCCTGGGACTTCTCTGCAGCTGGGTTCTCCTGACTGCTTCACAGGCCAGCAACCAGGCTCCCTTCCGACACGGCCACGGTGTGGCACAGTACCTGTCCCAATAcactcttcttttcttccctgttctAGTTCTGCACTGGGAACAATGTCACTGATGACTATGACTCCAACACCACCATCGACTACACCATGTTCGAGATCCTGTGCGAGAAAGAGGAAGTCCGTAACTTCCGCGCTGCCTTCCTCCCAGCCATGTACTCCCTCATCTGCTTCACGGGGCTGCTGGGGAACGGGCTGGTGATGCTCACCTACATCTACTTCAAGAGGCTCAAGACCATGACGGACATCTATTTGCTGAACCTGGCTCTAGCAGACATCCTCTTCCTGCTGACCCTCCCCTTTTGGGCCACAAGTGCAGCCATGCACTGGCTTTTTGGGGAGTTTGCCTGCAAAGCCGTCTATTGCATCTGCAAAATGAGTTTCTTCAGCGGGATGCTGCTCCTCCTGTCCATCAGCATCGACAGGTACTTTGCCATCGTTCAGGCTGCCTCAGCCCACCGCTTCCGTCCCCGGATGATATTCATTAGCAAGGTCACTTGCATCCTCATTTGGCTTATGGCCTTCATCCTCTCAATCCCCGAGCTGGTTCACAGTGGTGTAAATAACTCAGACAACCATCCCCGTTGTTCCATCATCGCTAATGACATGCAGACCTTCAACACTGGCATCAAAGTGTCACAAATGGTTTTTGGCTTCTTATTTCCCCTACTGGTCATGTCTGTCTGCTACCTCATCATCATCAAAACATTACTCCAGGCCCGCAACTTTGAGAAGAATAAAGCCATCAAGGTCATCATTGCCGTGGTAATCGTCTTCGTTGTTTTCCAGCTGCCCTACAACGGCGTCATGCTGGCCAAGACCATCTCAGCCTTCAACCACACCAGCTCATGTGAGGAGAGCAAGAAGCTTGACATGGCAGATGACGTGACATACACTCTGGCCTGCTTCCGATGCTGCCTCAATCCTTTTCTCTACGCCTTCATCGGCGTCAAATTCCGCAACGACCTCTTCAAGCTTCTGAAGGAGCTGGGCTGCCTGAGCCAGGAGCGCCTCTGGCAGCTGTCCACCTGCCGCGACAGCAAGAGGTTTTCCTTTGCTATGGAGACAGAGACAACCACCACCTTCTCCCCATGAGCCGAGCTCCAGGCAGGCTTTGACCAAGCTGAAGGCTGGAGTAGTTTTGTACACTTCCTCTATTCTGAATTACTGGTAGAGCGAGCCCTGCCACTACTGTAGGAAAGGCAGCTGTAAGAGGAAAACCCAGGAGCCTCCCCATATTTCAGGCAAAGAGCACTGCTAGCCAATACTCCCGTGGATGGAGAGACTTCAATAAAGCTGTGACTAATAGCAAAGCAAGGGAGAGGAAGACCAGTGAGTCTAGAATTTATCGTGCCATTTCACCTTTATTTTAGTCTTTcctctcaaaataaaaagtgctcaaaatagaacattttccttaaaagcaaCAAACACCAAGAGAAACAGTCATTTGTGCAACAGAATTGCTTGTTTTAGAGCTGAACTTCCAAGAGCATCGTCCTTGCTTCGAACATTGCTTTTAACAAGACTACCTATTGCTCTTCCATACCTTCGGAAGTGGTGCCCATTGCACTGACTCAGTCTTCAAGacaaagcagcaccagcaccatCAGCCGCAAGCTCCAAGCTTAATTCAATACACAATATAAGCTGTGTCCTAGCACACAactctctgctctgccttcccccatGAAAAGTGAGACTTTCCGTAACTAATACTAAATCATACATATGATCTACATAATTTCAATAGCTGTATATCATTGTGGCAACTCATACATTTGTCAGGAAAAGTACAAATTCCACTTCACTTTTGCTTGTACCCATGATTTCTGGTGTTTCACCTATAGAGGGCGCATCTTAAGGAGCACAAGTTATTGCATCCCAACGTTGACCTTAATTCTTTAGAAATGCTGCTCCACTCTGGAAATAAAGTCTCCTTTAGCCTCTGAGAGGGCATATGCCTGCACAAGGCTGATGCAGGGGCAGCTAGCACAGTTTAGATTCAAACTTTTTACACAAGGACAAATTAGTTAAGAGCTCCAAATAACCAATGTCTTTCCAATCACCAAGCATACAAACTTAAACTAAGAAACAGATACTTCTGCACCAATCCAGCCAGGtgcttaaaatatatttttaccaCTCAGCCATCCAGCCTGTCCCAATGTCATCCCTACTCCTGATGTGCTGAGGGGCCATTTACTCACTCGCTTGATACAAAGCATGTGTTTTAGTGGAGTGGTGCCAGAACCCTCAGAATTTTAAAGATTCAAGCCCAAGGCAGATCCATGTGCATTTCTTAAGGCACGACTCTCAAATTCAGGATATATTTGTGCCCATGGTCCAACCACTTCAGTCTGCCAGGATCTGAAGCTTGCTTGTACCTAGCTTTATCGGCTGCTGCGGATACAGTCTGCTCATTTTCACATACGCGTGGGGGCCTTCTGTGCTATTGCTTGCTGACCTCAAGAGATAAACAAGAATGTgggttttcttctcccttcccaaagTGTCTTTCTAGAAGGACTTTAGCAGCTGGCTTTTGAGTCAGATATGTATTTCACTTATAAGCTattgaaaacatgttttgcatTCATATTGTCAGTGCTAACAGAGATGCTATTCACTGTGGTTTGATTTAAATGCAAAGTACAGTCATGTGTTGAAGATTACTGCCAGGGTCACGTACTTGAAAGGAACATGGCAGCTGAACAACAGATTATTGTCATGTAAAATAAGACCTTGAAAAGAAGCCCAGAATGTAATGCCAGTTGGTGCATTTACTAGAAGAGCGAAGATTCCTATTCCTACCGACAGACGAATACCCTGGGAACTGCTGTCGTGGGACATCTGCATGTCAACTGGGGAGGAGTTGCTGCAATTGTTTGTGCATCTGTTATTGACTAGCGTGCTCTAATGCCCATAGCCCACGGCCCTCCCCAGAGCCAGACGTCAACGGCAAAAGGCCTTGGCCAGGAACCGCTCTTggtgctgggcaggagcaggctaACTCAGCTCCAGAGCAGCAGTTGAACAGTTTTGTGGAAACTGTCAGGCATGTTCCAGTGGAcatacagaacaaaacacactTACTAAAAAGACATTTATACTTTTTTCAATACCACGCGTGGATCCATTAGGAGTGGTACACGGAACTCTCTGGACCATAGGTCGAAAAACATAGCTTTAGAGACATGAGAATTAAAATCAACCTTCCaaggaaataattcagttaGCTGGTTTTGAGTCAATGTTGCCAGTTATATAACTGGCTGCCAtcataattaaataaattcttcTTCGCAAACCATTTGGCTCTGGGGTATGGGACTTTGCCAAGAGCTGGGATTCAGGAAGAAAGCACATTCTGCTCTGCATTACCTGTCTATGCTGAAGTACAATCCCATCCAACCGTTTAAcgcattttcttttataatgcCCATGTAACATGTACAgaagtgctgcttctctgtcaTATGAAATGGGGGGTTACGACTGACACTGAATAGTTCTTGCTTTGTTCCTACATCCTTACCCAGGCAAGACACTCAGCTAACGAGAACTTTGCCAGAGCAAGGAATACCCATAATACAGGGTCTTTTTAGATTTCTTTATCAGTAACAATATATTCTTAATGTATATTCACATACGTAAAGCTGCTTTACACAGAAAAAGTTGAATATGTACATGAATGTACTCTGAAAATACACTGCTTTAACTAAAACTTCTTATGCAAAATACATTCACCTAACTTATTCTAGCAAGGACAATTGCTTCACCAAAACATGCAATTGGACTTGTCTCCTGTTTGATAAAAGCCGTTCCCCTTTACAAACTGAGAAGTCTTCGGGCCTTTATCAACTAGATGTATTCTAAATAGGAACACACGCAGCTGTTTCTATACAAATGAGATACTAAAAGCATCACCTGGGACAGCTGCATAGGATGCCTCCTCAACAAGACAGTGGTGACTTCAGAgtgcatggctttttttttttttttttaaatctaacaGACAGAACAAATTTGCCACTTATTTAGATGAATCATGTTAAGATTGGCCTAAGATCCTAACTTGAGATTTCCCACTGAAGTCTGAAAACTGACTGTATTTTGCtatctgtgaaaaataaattataacaatttttaaaaatacctttgtttttccattgtatttcctccataGGATGCATCCTGTATGTATCACAATAGTTCGTATCATATCCTTCTGGTCCTGTCAAGAGCTGACCAACTAGCTTCATATCAGTACCGCCCTGCAGGAAAAAGAGCGTGTAAAATAAactaactggaaaaaaagttgGT
The DNA window shown above is from Ciconia boyciana chromosome 22, ASM3463844v1, whole genome shotgun sequence and carries:
- the CCR7 gene encoding C-C chemokine receptor type 7, giving the protein MDGGKQLKVTLVFSLPLIFQFCTGNNVTDDYDSNTTIDYTMFEILCEKEEVRNFRAAFLPAMYSLICFTGLLGNGLVMLTYIYFKRLKTMTDIYLLNLALADILFLLTLPFWATSAAMHWLFGEFACKAVYCICKMSFFSGMLLLLSISIDRYFAIVQAASAHRFRPRMIFISKVTCILIWLMAFILSIPELVHSGVNNSDNHPRCSIIANDMQTFNTGIKVSQMVFGFLFPLLVMSVCYLIIIKTLLQARNFEKNKAIKVIIAVVIVFVVFQLPYNGVMLAKTISAFNHTSSCEESKKLDMADDVTYTLACFRCCLNPFLYAFIGVKFRNDLFKLLKELGCLSQERLWQLSTCRDSKRFSFAMETETTTTFSP